In the Glycine max cultivar Williams 82 chromosome 19, Glycine_max_v4.0, whole genome shotgun sequence genome, atgcATGTCAGATAATGATTAACTAAAACTATGGACACTTGATGATTCGATactatctattaattttttaaatgcatGAGAACTACCAACAAAAGGAGGTGGAAAACAGCCAtaagaaacaaatattaaaCTGTAGGGAGACGAAGGCTGAAAAGAAGTAGAGAGAAAAATAGTATCAACCAGTACGGCAGTACCGTTCTTAGCAGAGAATTTATATCTCACATGCGCATGATGGTAATGGATGTGAAACAATCTTATTAACAATATCGTAAGAAGGATAAAGGGGGAAGTTACAATTACAATTGCAATGAGAAAACTATCTTACTAGAAATCCTATTGATAACACACTAACACAGAATGTCCTAAAAGTAGAAAGATATAGGAGGAGAGAGAACAATACATTTCCTTAATCTCATCTACAAAAACGAATCAATCCTATCATGTTATTTGACTGTGATAGATGAATCAATCTAACACGTCTTGTCTTCAATCCAAGTATATAAATAGTTTGCCTTTGAATAGAACCAACCTTTGTTgtcgaaagctaaaaaacttGACATACTAATATACATGTACGTGCCGTAGATACTCCCCACCTTAGCCTAAAATTTTCAGGACTTGATAATCCCAAGTGCTGCAGCTTGAAGTGACACGGAGTGTTTAACATCACCAATGTTAAAACTGTGTTCCCCCAACGGGATTCTCCTAATCCCAGACCTATCCACTACACTTAGGAGCTTGCACACATGAATATTAACTCCAACTCTATGTTGACCCTTGGCAGGAACATGGACCTTCTCAAAGGCCACTAGTTGCTTCTCTAGTGCCCAATGACCAAAACCTGCAGGGGGAGCAGAGAAAACTAACAACGTGTGCGTGCCATCTCTGGACCCTACATTTTTAATGTCTACCTGGAGGGTGATGGAGAGCTTGTCACACCGCGCATGTGTCACTCTAATTGCCCTGTTTGAAATATTGGTGACATTGGCACGGCGATGACCATTCAAGGGAACTGACACCACTGTGGGAGCACTTGCTAGTGTATGAACAAAGTGTGTGTATGTCAACCCGTGTCCAAATGGATACACCACTGGACCATTGTAGAACCGATACGTTCTTCCTGGATACCCTGCTGATTTGGTCGCTCGCATTGCCATGTTTGTCATTGGTAACTTTGTTAGGTACTCTTCTGGGTACCATGTTACTGGCAGCTTTCCCCCTGATAGTTAAACATACATTCAATTCCATTTGAGACATGAAAAATGTTTACTTTCTAGCACCAGAAATTATCAAGCCGTCGGTGACCATCTAAACTttatatgacaaataattaactattattaattctttcttataaattgtAAAACTTGAATACTTTTGACACATTATTTCGCATACcagattttgaaatttataattcatTTCTTTGTTACTTTTCACACAATCAAACACTACGTAAGACATTTGAGACATTTTACGAAAATGGGACAAACCTGGGTTAGCTGTTCCAAACAAGATATCTGCAATGGCAGCACCACCAGCTTGGCCCGGATAACCAGCCCACAGAATACCCACAATTCGAGGGTTATTCTTTGCAAAAGTTATATCCACGGGACCACCAGACATTAAGACCAAAATAGTTGGTCCCTTTGAGGCAGCTGCCACCTTTGAAACAAGGTCTGGTTGACGACCAGGCAAAAGCAAGCCTGTCCTGTCCACCGTTTCAGCTTCAATGGACTGGTCCAAGCCCATAACCAAAACCGTTGCATCTGCTTGACGGGCCGCATTTATAGCAGGTCCAAACAGCTTGTCATTTTTACAGGCTACATTTTGACAACCCAACTGATGAACAGTCCGTGCATATCTTCCTATCCCTTGTAAGGGGTTGGTGTATCCACAAGCAACACCTATTTAGGCAGGTAAAGAGACAATTAGAGTTGTTTTTGGCAAATTTATTTAGATTTGGGGATATCATATGCACTCACCAGCATAATTTCCAATCATTGTAATAGTAGCTTTAGAATTGGGCCCGATGACAGCCACGGTGCGATGAAGCTGTGAGGAGAGTGGCAAAACAGGACCAGTGTTCTTAAGAAGTACAATTCCTTGTCTGGCAGCTTCAAGAGCCAGTTCTTGGTGGGCCGGTTTGCACACATCTTTTGGGCCCAAGTGACCATATGGATGGGCCGTGGGCTCTCCATCAAACATCCCTAACCTCATTTGGACCGTCAGTGTATTCACCAAAGCACCATTGACATCAGCTTCGCTTAGCAAGCCTTTTTTGACCGCATTCTGCGTGTGCACAGCTAGGAAAGGCCCACAGTCTAAATCCAAACCTGTCACATggtcaaaaaagaaaatttatctcATTTTGTCTTCGTACCCATTAATTGTGCAACAACTCTTGAAGTAACAAACAATTGATCACcgatttctattttcattttgatctaTTAATGGTGAAGGATTAATTAGTTAACTAGCCTGCTTTAATGGCATCGGCAGCAGCTTCTTCTGGCGTTGGTGTGTAATGTTGGTTATCATAAAACACCCCAACAGAATCACAGTCTGATACAATGTACCTAACCACATAAAAGCAAAAGATTTACCAATTGATTTCTAGTTATGAAGGTGGTGTCCAATGAGCATTAATTCAGTAAGGATTAGTCTTACTTACCCGTCAAGTTGCCACAGGCCACGAACAGTTTTCTTGAGGAGGTTGGGGTCAGCACAGGTAGGGACCCCATTGACTTGATTATAAGAACACATGACACTGGCTACTTTGCCTTCGCTCACACACATCTTGAATGGCACGTCGAATGTATCCTCTATGTCCTGCTTACTCACCTGCCAGTCATGAGGTTTCACTCAACAACATTACCAATAGTCTAATGCTACAATTATTACAGGACGTTATGTCTTCCTTGTTTGTGTAAGGacctataataattaataaatcacgatttgaaaattaatgtaagagttgttgtaaatattataaattgctAGAATCTATCAAATTATTGTGGCCGgtatttctaaaaataataaaaagaagaatgTTGTAAAACACAACTATAGGTATTTAAAGTATGTACCCAAAAAAACTAGAGGTATTTAAAGTGACATACTGTGTTTAATATAAATACATGTGACACTATATGgctataatttaaaagtatgtaaaattctttagaaaacatttaattaaatctaCAAAATTTTGCTTTCCAAACTATGCAAAATTTGATGTGACAAGAATTGAGTCACGTGAATCAAGTTATCATTTGTAGGTTGATCAAGTTCTAAGCAAGATCGAgtagggagaaagaaaaacagCGTTAACTGATGTCCTATCATAATAGTTATTCCTTgtcctttaaaaataataataaaagaatcaaaTGACACAAAACAGTAAAAAGAAGGAATTAAACAGAGGGCCCACAAATCATCTTGAACTAGACAAAAATGCCAAGCTTGAGAAATTTCTTCAGGCAGGGATACGATTTGTGAATGAATGGGCCATTAAGAATTAATATTGCTAATTTCCCTGTataattgaatttcattttgtttttggtgtGTAAAATTCAATTCCAAATATTCGATATTTCACCAATGATCACAAACATACAATCACAGTACTAGTATAgtaatttggattttttttaaggggCGGTCCCATGTACTGCtattatttttcaacaaaaatagtactagtatagtaattaaattaaattgaacgAACCTGTGCATTAAAGTGGAATCGATCCATGCCGTTCCAATTATCAAGATCATAAGCAGTGAAATGTTTGCAACAAGCAGCAACCTTCAACCGGTTAGCGTGGGTTCCCTGTAGCCCCCTGACATAAGTAGCAGCATAAGTACCGGCCAACACAGGGTCCTCACCGGGAGTTTCCTGTCCACGGCCCCACCTAGGGTCCCTGAAAATGTTAACGTTTGGGCTCCAATACGTGAGCCCTGCTGTTCCACCGTTGTACATGGCCCTGGCCTCATCCGACACTACCTGCTCATTAACCCCTATATTAATTCATGTcctctttcctttttctctgcTTCACAAAAAACGACCCAAGTAGTTTATTCTCATATTTCGAAATTTGGGACTGCCATTATCTGCAAGTGCCTTAGTAAAGCCTAGGTCCCCACAGACAATGATACTGTAGCTAACCAATCACTCATGAGCCTAACGCACCAATCATCATTTTGTTGAATAAATTACTATTCCTTGCGTCttttattataagatttttttatctttctttataagattatttttaatgtattaattatctttttctcttctaaactcatttaactattttttttacaaacgtaatgaaaaataatcaaatggataaaaagataaaaatttataataataataataataatacaaataattaatagatttaatatgattaattaaattaattatttttaaaaaaatataaaccaattaaaatgatcttataattaaaaattatgaaagtatTAAACCATTAgaaattactattttatatataattattgatttaaCTTCGCTAATTAAATCAATCAAAagtatttaattcttataaaattgttaaaagaatattatgttatttaattcttataaaattgttaaaagaaTATTATGTTAACACAGTACTAGTTGCTCTAGTTTGCAAAGATTCTTCCAAGTTCCCACCCTAGCCCGTGAGCAAGAAAAGTCAAGCAGCACAATTAAATGCATGGCTGCCTCGCCGTGCACATTGCACGGTGTTCCATAACTGTGACTGTGAGCGCAAGGCTGCAACCACGAGTGTGTCCACATAGTATATTAGTCCGTTTGgttggaaagagagaaaattagaagaaaaaaaattaaaatttgaattaaaaagtaaaaataaataaacttttatttctacgagacaacttttttttttattgttttttcaatcaaataaaaaacatatctaattactcatatttttttctctctaatttttttcctctcattTTCGATCATATCAAACATAGGATTAAACTCTTACCATTGCTAGAAGCGGTAATCAATAATGTTCGCATCTAAAACTCTTACACTTACAACTATACTCGAGAGTTAATAATTCCTCCCTCCCTcgtcttttaattttataagaggATTAAGTTTAAGTTtacgatattatttttaatcaaaattaaattttaatcttaataattTACACAATAGAAACAGaagcaataaaaatattaatgctaataaaaaatatatttcttttagaaaaaatatgtattttattaaaatattgaaattatttaacatttacACCTTATGTATCCAtggatgtataaaaaaaatcattaatgtatttatataaattaactgTGGGATATTTCTCGTGTGTGGCAGCTGGATATTAAGTATTCCGCGCGCCCATGCCACAGAGCAGAAAGTAAAGGTACCATGATGATGGCAACACAACTTGACCGAAtctaagcaaaaagaaaaagaaaaaacaagccGTGACAAAAAGAGAGCAAAGCAAAAGTCAAGCACTTTAACTAGGAAGAGATAAGTCAGATATAAAAAAGATCTTAAATGCAGTTTATATTGTCTACCTTATTTCATAAAcataatataagaataaaagcTTGGAATACACTTTTTCATCACATTCCTTTTTATGGGCtgaaaattatctaaatttacaaaattatgtgGGTCTCTCGTCCTATTAggtaatgattatttttaataaatttttaaaactaaatttagcATAATACCATGTATAACATCTGATCATTCAATaatgataagaaaattataggataaaatagtattttcattttatctgataaggtaaatattttatttaatttaatacactgcaaactaataaaaaatcatattaactaTTTTCccgtataattttttagtta is a window encoding:
- the LOC100809501 gene encoding probable beta-D-xylosidase 2 isoform X2, which produces MYNGGTAGLTYWSPNVNIFRDPRWGRGQETPGEDPVLAGTYAATYVRGLQGTHANRLKVAACCKHFTAYDLDNWNGMDRFHFNAQVSKQDIEDTFDVPFKMCVSEGKVASVMCSYNQVNGVPTCADPNLLKKTVRGLWQLDGYIVSDCDSVGVFYDNQHYTPTPEEAAADAIKAGLDLDCGPFLAVHTQNAVKKGLLSEADVNGALVNTLTVQMRLGMFDGEPTAHPYGHLGPKDVCKPAHQELALEAARQGIVLLKNTGPVLPLSSQLHRTVAVIGPNSKATITMIGNYAGVACGYTNPLQGIGRYARTVHQLGCQNVACKNDKLFGPAINAARQADATVLVMGLDQSIEAETVDRTGLLLPGRQPDLVSKVAAASKGPTILVLMSGGPVDITFAKNNPRIVGILWAGYPGQAGGAAIADILFGTANPGGKLPVTWYPEEYLTKLPMTNMAMRATKSAGYPGRTYRFYNGPVVYPFGHGLTYTHFVHTLASAPTVVSVPLNGHRRANVTNISNRAIRVTHARCDKLSITLQVDIKNVGSRDGTHTLLVFSAPPAGFGHWALEKQLVAFEKVHVPAKGQHRVGVNIHVCKLLSVVDRSGIRRIPLGEHSFNIGDVKHSVSLQAAALGIIKS
- the LOC100809501 gene encoding probable beta-D-xylosidase 2 isoform X1, which codes for MSSSFSPLAIFLLLLLVRYTCEAREPFACDPKNGGTKKMAFCKVSLAIAERVKDLIGRLTLEEKVRLLVNNAAAVPRLGMKGYEWWSEALHGVSNLGPAVKFNAQFPAATSFPQVITTAASFNASLWEAIGQVVSDEARAMYNGGTAGLTYWSPNVNIFRDPRWGRGQETPGEDPVLAGTYAATYVRGLQGTHANRLKVAACCKHFTAYDLDNWNGMDRFHFNAQVSKQDIEDTFDVPFKMCVSEGKVASVMCSYNQVNGVPTCADPNLLKKTVRGLWQLDGYIVSDCDSVGVFYDNQHYTPTPEEAAADAIKAGLDLDCGPFLAVHTQNAVKKGLLSEADVNGALVNTLTVQMRLGMFDGEPTAHPYGHLGPKDVCKPAHQELALEAARQGIVLLKNTGPVLPLSSQLHRTVAVIGPNSKATITMIGNYAGVACGYTNPLQGIGRYARTVHQLGCQNVACKNDKLFGPAINAARQADATVLVMGLDQSIEAETVDRTGLLLPGRQPDLVSKVAAASKGPTILVLMSGGPVDITFAKNNPRIVGILWAGYPGQAGGAAIADILFGTANPGGKLPVTWYPEEYLTKLPMTNMAMRATKSAGYPGRTYRFYNGPVVYPFGHGLTYTHFVHTLASAPTVVSVPLNGHRRANVTNISNRAIRVTHARCDKLSITLQVDIKNVGSRDGTHTLLVFSAPPAGFGHWALEKQLVAFEKVHVPAKGQHRVGVNIHVCKLLSVVDRSGIRRIPLGEHSFNIGDVKHSVSLQAAALGIIKS